GGCGGTGAGCAGCACGGCGCCCATGCTGGCGGCCAGCCCCATGCAGATGGTGTTGACCGCCGGTTTGATGTATTGCATGGTGTCGTAGATCGCCAATCCAGCGGACACGCTGCCGCCCGGGCTGTTGATGTAAATATAGATGTCCTTTTCCGGATCATCGGCTTCCAAAAAGAGCAATTGCGCGATCGTCAGGCTCGCGACGGTATCGTCGATGGCGGTGCCGAGAAAAACGATACGCTCCTTCAACAAACGGGAAAAAATGTCGAATGCGCGCTCGCCGCGCCCCGTTTGTTCGACCACCATTGGAACCAGTCCCATAACTCTGTCCTTTCGTCGAATGATTTGCCTGGTTAAACGGTAACGATCCTGGACTTATTCCGATCTTTGTAGAGCACGCGGCGCTGCTCGATTTTCATTTTGCCCGCCAGAAAGGCGAGCACTTTGTGGTTCTCGAGCTGGTCACGCAAATCTTCGCGCGTTTTTTCATCGTTGAGCGTCTTGTTGATCAGCCGTTGCGGGTCTTCATTGCGCGCCGCCGCCAGGGCGGTCAGGTGCGCACGCATCTCGTCTTCATTGACGAGGAGATGCTCAACTTCCGCCACCTGCTCGCGGAGATAACGCCATTTCAAATACCGAATCGTGCGCTTGCGCGCCTCTTCGCGCAGGTCTTCTTCCTTGAGGCCTTGCACGTTTTTGAAGGTCTCCTGCAGGTTTTCAAAATAGGCATTGGCATAGGCCGCCAGCATGCCGTCCGGCAATTCCAGCGGGTTGTGCTTGAGCACTTCTTCGATAATGGCGTCGTTCAGCTCTTCGCGGCTGCGCTGTTCCGCCTGCGCGCGCAGGTCTGCGCCGACGGCCTGGCGCAAGGCCGCCAGCGTCTCATAATTGCCGATCGTGCGCGCCAACTCATCATCAAGCTCGGGCAGCTTCACTTCCGCCACTTCCTTGACTTCGACGCGATAGTACTTTTCCTGGGGCTTGCCCTCGGCGTCCGGCGTCGTGATTCGCACCATGCGCATTTCGTCCGGCTTCACGCCAATCAGTTGCGGGGTGAAATCATCGTCAGAAGCGTCCGGTTCCGCGATGCGAAAGCGCTGGTCTTTGTGATGCCGGCCGATCAACGGCACGCCGCCGGCATCGGTCACCTGAATATCGACCGTGACCAAATGGCCCGGCTGCGCCCCGCTCTCGACGCTCTCCAGCCAACTGTGCTGTTCCCGCAGCCGGCCGAGTACTTCCTCGACGTCTTCGACAGTGACTTCATAAACGGCCTGATCAAGAGTAAAACCGCTGTAGCTCTTCAACTCGGCCACCGGTTCGACTTCGACGGTGGCGCGCAGCTTGAGACCGTCATTCTCATCAATTTTCACTTCGTCGAGCTGCGCCGGGCCGACGGTGCGCAAACGGTGTTGCTCGCGAACCTCGGCAAGCAGGTTGGGCACCAACTCTTCGATGGCTTTGCGCCTGGCTTCATCGCTGAACAACTTTTCGACCAGGTGCATCGGCACTTTGCCGGGGCGAAAGCCGTCCAGCCGGGCCTGTTTTTGGAAAACTCGCAGTGTCTTCTCGACATGCGGTTTGAGTTCGGTGGAGGTGAGACTGATTTCCAGATGGCGTTTCCACTTGTCGCCGTTCGAAATTTGAACATCCAAGGCCGGCTCCTCACATCAGTGTGTCTATAGTTGAAAATGCCCCGCGATCACCTTGATCTTGGGGTCTGAGAGTGCCAGAGAAGGGACTCGAACCCATACGCCTTGCGGCACCAGATCCTAAATCTGGCGTGTCTGCCAATTTCACCACTCTGGCGTTTTCTCAAAGCGGCAAAAATATAGCGAATCACCCGCCGAAATGCAAGATTAGAGTTCGGCCACGCACGCCCCGCAGCGAGGCTGTGACGGCGCTCCATTCTTGCGCGCGCAACGGATCGGCAAAATTTGCGGCGGTCCCCGGTAAAACTAAAATCCCCTCCCCCACGGAGTAAAACCGGGAAGAGGGGATCGCCTGCATGATCTTCTTCGTGCTTGCGGCTGGTAACCTGTGCGCCGCCCGCCACACGCTCGCCTCGAGCCTGCGGGGTTGCCCGAAAAAGAGTATAGAGGGAGGAGGAGTTTGCTACTGTTCCAATTGCGCGAATTTCGCGAGGTAATGAAAATCACCGTACCGCAGGGTGATGGGGCGATGCGGATCAAACCAGGCCGGCAGCAGCACCACGCCCTGGTGCACGTCGCCGTCAGCCACGTTGCCGCCGAAGACACCGTTCTCTTCCAGCGGCATGACGTCCGCGCTGTGCGGGCCTGTCACCGGCGTCCATTGCCGGCCGTTCTGCTCGAAGCGCAACTGCGCCGGATCAAAGCTCACCATGCGGCTCGGCAGCGTCGAGACCGAAAACACCAGCGGCGTCACTTTCTGCCCGACAATCTCACGCACGGCTTTCGCCAATTCTGCCTGATAAGCCACCAGCATCGAAAGCTGGATGCGATTGCTGTCATTGTCACGCACGAAAAACGACGTGATCTTGTCGGCCTGCAATTCCGCGAGCGGCGTGCGCTCCGGGCGCGGAGCGGTGGGGGCGGCCGCCGCCGGTTGCTCTGCCGGCACGGCCGCGCCTGCGGGAACTGCATTCGTCACCAAGGCGGCGGAAGAGAGCTCTCCTTCCGCCTGCTGTGCGCGCGCGGGAGAATTCATTTGTCCGAAAACGAGTGCAGCGCCAATGAGCGCGAGCTGAAACGGCTTGATGTTGCTCATGGTAACCTCCTTGAGACAATGGCAACGCCCGAGTAATGGCGGGTGAGTTCAAGAGCAGGCACTCACGCACGCAGCAAGAAAGGGACTGCATGCAACTTTGCTGCTGTTCGCCTACCCTGGCCGCCGCTTCACCCATTCTCTCCTGCGAGTGGGACGGCAGGTTGCGCGGGCAGGCCGGCGTGCTGTGACTTGCTGCCTCTTGCCAGAGCAACTGATATGCCAGGTTCAGAGGCTGTCAAAGCGCACAATTTTGCTTCTGTTTATCAAGACATTAAACTTGGTGTTTGCTGCACTTGACATGTACGATTGCACGCGCGGCCGTGTGCCAAACTGGACAACGTATCATGCCGAAACGAATACAGCCGTAATGAATCAATGCAATCTCGCGGTGGGACGAAACCAGTGGCTTGCTGCGATCAGAAAGCTGCGGGAAGGTGGGGCGTCAACTTGCGCGTCCGCGTTTCTACAAAACAGAATGGGCGCCTCGCCTCCCGCAAGTCGCAACGAGGCGAGCCGCCCATCCGCACGGCGGGCGAAGGTACGATGCAACGGCACAATTCAGAAGGACTCGCCGATGATCAGCTTCTCCAACTCGTTGGTCTTTTGCTTGTAAGCTTTGGCGGGCGGCACGACCACGGCCAGCACCACGGACTGTTCGAAGGCGCGGAAGAAACGAAACACGATGCGGCGGTGATTGTCGCCCTCGATCGCGACTTCGCGCAACCGGGAAATTCCGCCGAGGGTGGCGGCCATGCGGCTCACCTCCTGCAAGGTGATCGCCATCTCGGCAATGCGATCAGCGTCCGTCGCCGGCCCTGCCGGGCTGATCGCCTGCGCAATCGGCAGCCCTTCCTCGCTGAACAGCAGCGCGGCTTCATAATTCCCCAGCGTCACGATGCTGGCCATTTTTTGTTCGATCGAAAACTGCGGCGCTTTCGCTGCCGGGCTCTCGATTTCCGGAGTATCGGTCAGGGGGAGGGTATCATTATCAGGATACATGGTGGCCTCATTCCTTTCAATTGCCGGTGGCAAGGGTTAGACGATGCTCTTCCTGAGAAGGCAGTGGCGGAAGCGAACGGAGAACGCAGGCGGGCCGCAGCCGCCGGCGCACTGGCCTCAGATCACTTTCTGCGTGTGACTGACCACACCCTGAATCGCCAGCTTGAGAGTTTCCAGCACGCCCTGGCCGCGCGCGGCCACGGCCTCGATTGCCGGCACACGATGAAAATTCAATTTGGCATTCAGCTCGGCCAACGACAGGGCGCGCGGCAAATCCCGTTTGTTGTATTGCAGCACCCAGGGAAACTCTTCGAGCGTCATGCTGTCTTCGATGAGGTTCTGTTCGAGATCCATGAGCGAATCGAGGTTTTCCGTCATGCGGTCGGGCTGGGAATCGGCGACGAACACGATGCCGTCGACGCCGCGCAGGATGATCTTGCGGCTGTAGGCATAGTAGACCTGGCCGGGAATGGTATAGAGGTTGAACTTGGGCTTCATGCCCTTGATGCGCCCCACTTCGAGCTGCAGAAAGTCGAAATAGAGCGTGCGCTCCTCCCGCGTCTTCAGGGTGATCAGCTCGCCGCGCAGGGAGGGATCGATCTTGTGGTAGATG
Above is a window of bacterium DNA encoding:
- a CDS encoding roadblock/LC7 domain-containing protein → MYPDNDTLPLTDTPEIESPAAKAPQFSIEQKMASIVTLGNYEAALLFSEEGLPIAQAISPAGPATDADRIAEMAITLQEVSRMAATLGGISRLREVAIEGDNHRRIVFRFFRAFEQSVVLAVVVPPAKAYKQKTNELEKLIIGESF
- the tig gene encoding trigger factor, encoding MDVQISNGDKWKRHLEISLTSTELKPHVEKTLRVFQKQARLDGFRPGKVPMHLVEKLFSDEARRKAIEELVPNLLAEVREQHRLRTVGPAQLDEVKIDENDGLKLRATVEVEPVAELKSYSGFTLDQAVYEVTVEDVEEVLGRLREQHSWLESVESGAQPGHLVTVDIQVTDAGGVPLIGRHHKDQRFRIAEPDASDDDFTPQLIGVKPDEMRMVRITTPDAEGKPQEKYYRVEVKEVAEVKLPELDDELARTIGNYETLAALRQAVGADLRAQAEQRSREELNDAIIEEVLKHNPLELPDGMLAAYANAYFENLQETFKNVQGLKEEDLREEARKRTIRYLKWRYLREQVAEVEHLLVNEDEMRAHLTALAAARNEDPQRLINKTLNDEKTREDLRDQLENHKVLAFLAGKMKIEQRRVLYKDRNKSRIVTV
- the clpP gene encoding ATP-dependent Clp endopeptidase proteolytic subunit ClpP, coding for MVPMVVEQTGRGERAFDIFSRLLKERIVFLGTAIDDTVASLTIAQLLFLEADDPEKDIYIYINSPGGSVSAGLAIYDTMQYIKPAVNTICMGLAASMGAVLLTAGTKGKRFALPHARIMIHQPWGGFQGQAADIAIQATEILKTRERINKILADHTGQDLTRIEKDSDRDYFMSAEEAAQYGLIDEIMTRKGITKRK
- a CDS encoding ADP-ribosylation factor-like protein, which produces MFVNWAFQEINLKIVYYGPGLSGKTTNLEYIYHKIDPSLRGELITLKTREERTLYFDFLQLEVGRIKGMKPKFNLYTIPGQVYYAYSRKIILRGVDGIVFVADSQPDRMTENLDSLMDLEQNLIEDSMTLEEFPWVLQYNKRDLPRALSLAELNAKLNFHRVPAIEAVAARGQGVLETLKLAIQGVVSHTQKVI